Proteins found in one Opitutaceae bacterium genomic segment:
- the secG gene encoding preprotein translocase subunit SecG, producing the protein MNILINIGIFLLIIVSVLLVLVVLMQRAKSDGAISAMGGGIAEATFGADTGNVLSKTTINLAIAFFVLSFLTGLGTIYQHHHAKKTDGALPTINAPAAVPASTPAPAAETPASTPAPAQ; encoded by the coding sequence ATGAATATCCTCATCAATATCGGCATTTTCCTGCTGATCATCGTTTCGGTGCTGCTCGTGCTCGTTGTGTTGATGCAGCGGGCCAAGTCCGACGGCGCGATCTCCGCGATGGGTGGCGGCATTGCCGAAGCGACCTTTGGTGCCGACACGGGCAACGTCCTTTCAAAAACGACCATCAATCTCGCGATCGCTTTCTTCGTCCTCTCTTTCCTGACAGGGCTGGGAACTATCTACCAGCACCACCACGCCAAGAAGACCGACGGAGCACTTCCGACGATCAATGCGCCGGCTGCTGTCCCTGCGAGCACGCCTGCTCCCGCCGCGGAGACGCCCGCGTCGACTCCCGCTCCGGCGCAGTAA
- a CDS encoding outer membrane lipoprotein-sorting protein, whose amino-acid sequence MARVAMTFRQVTLGTCLFAAFVLPQAAHAQHKRPRPAPQFAQFTPPDQKKGQELLADFRQRGLGDGYFEFELRYLPRRGEERVTPGKMWLGRNEKGPISRTTLWPGDATRERRLLVQNGPKSAVWAWTPSDGIAVAPLDSAALFKRLAETELTAFDLQMPYLFWQDFVYEGTVKLRGRVAESFLLYPPQEIAAQKPELLGVRVYVDTQFHALVQSEWVGEGNRVLKTLQVVDFKKVGEQWVVKTIDLRNEETRDKTRFAVTAAATGMNWDAAVFDEGGLAATLPPISKDQLQKIDR is encoded by the coding sequence ATGGCCAGGGTAGCCATGACTTTCAGGCAGGTGACGCTTGGCACCTGCCTTTTTGCTGCCTTCGTGCTGCCCCAGGCGGCGCACGCGCAACACAAGCGGCCGAGACCGGCACCCCAGTTCGCCCAGTTTACACCGCCGGACCAGAAGAAGGGACAGGAGCTGCTTGCCGATTTTCGGCAGCGAGGCTTGGGAGATGGCTATTTCGAGTTTGAGCTGCGCTATCTCCCGCGACGGGGTGAAGAGCGTGTCACCCCGGGCAAGATGTGGTTGGGACGAAATGAGAAAGGTCCCATCTCCCGCACGACGCTGTGGCCTGGCGATGCAACCCGGGAGAGACGCCTTCTCGTGCAAAACGGTCCCAAGAGCGCAGTCTGGGCCTGGACGCCTTCCGACGGCATCGCGGTGGCGCCCCTGGATTCCGCTGCGCTTTTCAAGCGATTGGCTGAGACCGAGCTCACCGCGTTCGACCTGCAAATGCCATACCTGTTTTGGCAGGATTTCGTTTACGAGGGCACCGTAAAACTGCGTGGCAGAGTCGCTGAATCCTTCCTACTTTACCCGCCGCAGGAAATCGCCGCGCAAAAGCCCGAGTTGCTTGGGGTGCGGGTTTATGTCGACACCCAGTTCCACGCGCTCGTACAGTCCGAATGGGTGGGGGAGGGCAACCGGGTATTGAAGACCCTCCAAGTGGTGGACTTCAAAAAGGTGGGCGAACAGTGGGTGGTGAAGACAATCGATCTGAGGAACGAGGAGACACGCGACAAGACGCGCTTTGCAGTGACAGCGGCGGCGACCGGGATGAACTGGGATGCAGCCGTGTTCGACGAAGGTGGTTTGGCCGCGACGCTGCCGCCTATATCCAAGGATCAACTACAGAAAATCGATCGCTGA
- a CDS encoding ComF family protein, giving the protein MLDLAYPNCCVACGESTHGSLLRHLCTRCAGRVELVGDPCCRDCGHPFLQEETVGFCPHCAGWKADYEEARVVVMAKGPVRALVHELKYHQGRYVLGDIERLLRANPEVLDWARGSILVPVPLHPARERARGYNQSRLIARRLAVAAGGATRVHDVLCRVAYTHTQTAFDRQTRRTNLKNAFALAPGAVITAQHSYLLVDDVLTTGSTLSSCARVLRQAGCLNVRVIAFGHG; this is encoded by the coding sequence CTGCTTGATCTCGCGTATCCGAACTGCTGCGTGGCATGCGGCGAGTCGACCCACGGGAGCCTTCTTCGCCACCTTTGCACGCGGTGTGCCGGGCGTGTGGAGCTGGTCGGGGACCCGTGCTGCCGCGATTGCGGCCATCCGTTCCTGCAGGAGGAGACGGTCGGATTCTGCCCGCACTGCGCCGGCTGGAAGGCGGACTACGAGGAAGCCCGCGTGGTGGTAATGGCCAAGGGGCCGGTGCGCGCCTTGGTACACGAACTCAAATACCATCAGGGCAGGTACGTGCTTGGGGACATCGAGCGCCTCCTGCGTGCGAACCCGGAGGTCCTCGACTGGGCGCGGGGAAGTATCCTCGTTCCGGTGCCGCTCCATCCGGCTCGCGAACGTGCCCGCGGGTACAATCAAAGCCGTCTCATCGCCCGGCGTTTGGCCGTGGCCGCAGGAGGTGCAACTCGTGTGCACGACGTGCTTTGCCGCGTGGCGTACACCCACACGCAGACGGCTTTCGACCGACAGACTCGCCGCACCAACCTCAAAAATGCCTTTGCACTCGCGCCCGGCGCCGTCATAACAGCCCAGCATTCCTATCTCCTCGTCGACGATGTACTCACCACCGGTTCAACTCTTTCCAGCTGCGCCCGCGTCCTGCGGCAGGCTGGCTGTTTGAACGTACGGGTCATCGCATTCGGTCACGGTTAA
- the accD gene encoding acetyl-CoA carboxylase, carboxyltransferase subunit beta, whose protein sequence is MSLFSKPKYSATLIKRKDIPKGLWTKCPTSGEIVYNKDLEDNQMVVPKSGYHFPLGARNRLEALFDNGEFKELDAEIRSADPLKFVDSAPYPERIKKYEKESGLAEAVVCGKGKIHGIPASVAVMDFRFCGGAMGSAVGEKITRAIEKAIEDKIPCIIFSASGGARMQEGIFSLMQMAKTSAALGRLSEARLPFISVLTHPTMGGVTASFATLGDVILAEPGALIGFAGARVIKETTKQTLPAGFQSAEFLLKHGLIDQIVPRLELRDRIRDLLEALYVRKRQPVR, encoded by the coding sequence ATGTCGCTTTTCAGCAAGCCGAAGTATTCCGCCACGCTTATCAAGCGTAAGGACATTCCAAAAGGTCTATGGACCAAGTGCCCCACCTCCGGGGAAATTGTGTACAACAAGGATCTGGAGGATAACCAGATGGTGGTGCCGAAGTCCGGCTACCACTTCCCTCTTGGCGCCCGCAATCGGCTCGAGGCGCTCTTTGACAATGGGGAGTTCAAGGAACTCGACGCCGAGATTCGTTCGGCCGACCCGCTCAAGTTCGTCGATTCGGCCCCATATCCGGAGCGAATCAAGAAGTACGAGAAGGAAAGCGGCCTGGCCGAAGCCGTGGTCTGCGGCAAAGGCAAAATCCATGGCATTCCCGCCTCGGTTGCAGTGATGGATTTCCGCTTTTGCGGCGGCGCGATGGGTTCCGCTGTCGGCGAGAAGATCACGCGCGCGATCGAGAAGGCCATCGAGGACAAGATCCCGTGCATAATTTTCAGTGCCTCGGGCGGCGCGCGCATGCAGGAAGGCATTTTCTCTCTGATGCAGATGGCGAAAACGAGTGCAGCCCTGGGACGGTTGAGCGAGGCTCGCCTCCCGTTCATCTCCGTACTGACTCACCCAACGATGGGCGGAGTGACCGCCAGCTTCGCCACATTGGGCGATGTTATTCTTGCCGAGCCGGGGGCGCTGATCGGCTTTGCGGGAGCACGCGTGATCAAGGAGACAACCAAGCAGACCTTGCCGGCCGGTTTCCAAAGCGCCGAGTTTCTGCTCAAGCATGGGCTGATTGATCAGATCGTCCCACGCCTGGAACTGCGCGACCGGATTCGCGATCTGCTGGAAGCGCTCTACGTCCGGAAGCGCCAGCCCGTCCGTTGA
- a CDS encoding folylpolyglutamate synthase/dihydrofolate synthase family protein produces the protein MPARFPDYAAVQDYLFSLKAKGLKYGIDRMRLWTGVLGHPELAIPCIHIAGTNGKGSVSAMVEAMLRESGARVGLYTSPHLRLLGERIQVDRQLLSQEEIMRHTATLAPLAEEVSRDCPDDHPSFFEFMTAMAFLHFRERRCDWNVIEVGMGGRLDATNVVQPKVTAITSISLDHCEFLGNTITEIAREKAGIIKPGVPVVIGHLPEEAETEVRRIAAERGSPVTSVREAFDTCGFPYPTTNLAGDYQRVNAATATLIARILPGGSRVDDQVVERALQKVVWAGRWERREVDGRTVILDSSHNPEGAEVLERNLQALAAVDKRRPIVVTGVLGAARAKPLLETLARHARELILVTPKQPRACSVDELSRFVPAAYSGSVTSGKVDVLFPSHARCAVGKPGDLVLVTGSIYLLGEVITQLEGEARAYEGRLQDF, from the coding sequence ATGCCCGCCCGCTTTCCAGACTACGCGGCGGTCCAGGACTATCTCTTCAGCCTGAAGGCGAAGGGATTGAAGTACGGCATCGACCGGATGCGCCTGTGGACCGGCGTCCTTGGCCACCCGGAGCTCGCCATTCCGTGTATTCACATTGCGGGTACGAACGGGAAGGGCTCGGTCAGCGCCATGGTCGAGGCGATGCTGCGGGAATCCGGTGCCCGCGTGGGGCTCTACACCTCACCGCACCTGCGCCTTCTGGGAGAGCGGATCCAGGTCGACCGTCAACTGCTAAGCCAGGAGGAAATCATGCGCCACACGGCGACACTCGCCCCCCTTGCAGAGGAGGTGAGCCGTGACTGTCCGGACGACCATCCGAGCTTTTTCGAGTTCATGACGGCAATGGCGTTTCTTCATTTTCGGGAGCGGCGCTGTGACTGGAATGTCATCGAGGTGGGAATGGGCGGGCGCCTGGATGCGACGAACGTGGTGCAGCCAAAGGTCACCGCCATCACCTCCATTAGCCTGGATCATTGCGAATTTCTCGGGAACACGATCACGGAGATCGCGCGCGAAAAGGCCGGCATCATCAAGCCCGGCGTGCCTGTGGTCATTGGACACTTGCCTGAAGAAGCGGAGACAGAGGTACGACGAATCGCTGCAGAGCGCGGCTCCCCTGTGACAAGTGTTCGGGAGGCTTTCGACACATGCGGGTTTCCCTATCCCACGACGAATCTCGCCGGTGACTACCAGCGCGTGAACGCGGCGACCGCCACCCTGATTGCCCGAATCCTGCCGGGCGGATCACGTGTCGACGACCAAGTGGTCGAGCGGGCGCTGCAGAAAGTGGTGTGGGCGGGAAGGTGGGAAAGACGTGAGGTCGACGGTCGCACCGTCATCCTCGACTCCTCGCATAATCCCGAGGGTGCGGAGGTGCTTGAGAGGAATCTTCAGGCGCTTGCAGCTGTGGATAAACGAAGGCCCATTGTGGTGACCGGAGTGCTTGGCGCTGCGCGTGCCAAGCCATTGCTTGAAACGCTCGCAAGGCACGCACGCGAACTGATTCTGGTCACCCCGAAGCAGCCTCGCGCTTGCTCGGTCGACGAACTGAGCCGCTTCGTACCGGCGGCGTACAGTGGATCCGTGACCAGCGGAAAGGTAGACGTCCTTTTCCCCAGTCACGCTCGCTGCGCGGTGGGGAAACCGGGTGACCTCGTGCTCGTCACAGGATCGATCTACCTCCTCGGGGAGGTCATTACGCAGCTTGAGGGCGAGGCTCGTGCGTACGAAGGACGGCTTCAGGACTTCTAA
- a CDS encoding prohibitin family protein: MNPARLIGSLILLVILVVAVFQSSYVVEPGFGGVLVTLGKVDETPRPAGFGFKQPFVTHVVSIPIRQLTRTVSAECYSSDLQQVNMQLRVLYRIPESAVVTIYKDYAGDPFESLIAPRVQEALKEVTALQSAEQIVKQREGIKNRALEAARQKVGDRLLIVQDLVIENISLSRELEAAIESKMVQEQEAAKSRFVQQKAQIEADTAIIRAKGEAEAIRIRGEAIRSNPGLVQLQIVEKWDGKAPLVVGQAAADGTNFILPLKQVDK, encoded by the coding sequence ATGAACCCTGCTCGTCTCATTGGCTCACTGATCCTGTTGGTTATCCTGGTGGTGGCTGTCTTCCAGTCATCTTACGTGGTTGAACCTGGTTTCGGTGGTGTCCTGGTGACGCTTGGAAAGGTGGACGAAACGCCGCGGCCGGCAGGCTTTGGCTTCAAGCAGCCGTTCGTTACCCATGTTGTCTCCATACCGATCCGCCAATTGACGCGCACCGTATCGGCAGAATGCTACTCGTCCGATCTTCAGCAGGTGAACATGCAGCTGCGAGTTCTCTATCGCATTCCCGAATCGGCGGTCGTCACCATCTACAAGGACTACGCGGGGGATCCGTTTGAAAGCCTCATCGCACCTCGCGTGCAGGAAGCGCTCAAGGAAGTGACGGCGCTACAGAGTGCGGAGCAGATCGTGAAGCAGCGTGAAGGAATCAAGAACCGCGCACTCGAGGCCGCGCGCCAAAAGGTCGGCGATCGTCTTCTTATTGTCCAGGACCTCGTGATCGAGAACATCAGTCTATCGCGTGAACTCGAAGCGGCCATCGAATCGAAGATGGTCCAGGAACAGGAAGCGGCAAAATCGCGCTTCGTTCAGCAAAAGGCCCAGATCGAAGCGGATACCGCCATCATCCGTGCAAAGGGTGAAGCCGAAGCCATTCGCATCCGCGGTGAGGCTATCCGCTCCAATCCAGGCCTTGTGCAACTGCAGATCGTCGAGAAATGGGACGGCAAAGCCCCGCTCGTGGTCGGACAGGCAGCCGCCGATGGCACGAATTTCATTCTGCCCCTGAAACAGGTGGACAAATGA